Within Raineyella sp. W15-4, the genomic segment TACATCATCGCCTCGGGGCACACGGCCCGGCACTTCGGCGGGATCGACGGGGTGGCCTGGGCGATGCTGATCGCGGCGGCGCTGGTGGCGCCGTGGGGGCTCCTCGACGCCGGCGGGCGGCTGGTCGGCGGGGAGGTGCTGGCCCGCGGCCTCGGCGTCGCACTGCTGTCCTCGGTGATCCCGTACTCGCTGGAGAACGTCGCGCTGCGGTGGATCGTCCCGAGCGTCTTCGGCATCCTTTTGTCCCTGGAGCCGGCGGCCGCGGCGGTGGCCGGGCTGCTGGTCCTCGGCCAGCGGCTGTCCGGGGGCGAATGGGTGGGCGTCGCGCTGGTCGTCGCCGCGAGCATCGTGATCCGGGCGGCCCCGGGACATGGCCGGGCGGCGCGCAGCGGATGACACCCCCGACGACCCCGTCTCGACCCACCGCCGTCGAGTCAGCAGAATGGGACCGCCACCACCCCGCCACCAGGAGGCCCGACATGTCCACGACCAGGAGTCTCGAGGCGACCACCCTGGCCACCCCGTTCGGCGCGTTCACGGCGTTCTGGACCCCCGACGACGAGGTGCTGCGCGCCTGCGGCTTCGGCGAGCTCAGCGACATCGCCCCGGTCCTTCCCCGCAGCGCCCGCCGGCTGCCGGTCCGGCCCAACGACGGGGCCAGCGCCATCCAGCGCGCGGTGAGCGACGTCCTCGACGGCGACCTCGACGCCTTCGGCGCCCTGCGGGTCAACCAGCCGGGCACCCCGTTCCGGCAGAGCTGCTGGTCGTCGTTGCGCGCCAGTGCGGCCGGCGAGCGGATGACCTACCGTGAGCTCGCCGAGCGGGCCGGGCGCCCCCGGTCGGTCCGCGCCGCGACCCGGGCCTGCGCCCTCAACCGGCTGGTCTGGGTAGTGCCGTGCCACCGGGTCGTCCGCTCCCCCGCCGGGCTGGGCGACTACCGCTACGGCGTGGCGATCAAGACGGCCCTGCTCGATTGGGAGTCCGACCACCGCTGAACCCGGCATCCCCGTAGGATGTGCGACGACATGACGTAGTACGTGCACCGTAGGAACTCGTCGGAGGGCCGCCGGCCACGTACGACGGAGCACCTCGCCCTGCGGAGACCTCATTGAACGCCAGCAGCACCCCCGCGCCCGCCACCGTCACGCTCTACCGCGTGGCCGCCGTCCTCACCTTCGCCGCCGTGGCGCTGGGTTCGCTGGTCTGCGCGACCGATTCCAGCGCCTCCTGCCCGAACTGGCCCGGCTGCTACGTCGGCCAGGTGATGCCACAGGTGGCGCTGAGCCCGATCGTCGAGTTCATCCACCGGGTGGTGGCGGTGAGCACCGGGCCGGTGCTGCTGGCCGCGGCGCTGGTCG encodes:
- a CDS encoding methylated-DNA--[protein]-cysteine S-methyltransferase, which codes for MSTTRSLEATTLATPFGAFTAFWTPDDEVLRACGFGELSDIAPVLPRSARRLPVRPNDGASAIQRAVSDVLDGDLDAFGALRVNQPGTPFRQSCWSSLRASAAGERMTYRELAERAGRPRSVRAATRACALNRLVWVVPCHRVVRSPAGLGDYRYGVAIKTALLDWESDHR